The following coding sequences lie in one Rhizobium rhododendri genomic window:
- the purE gene encoding 5-(carboxyamino)imidazole ribonucleotide mutase: MTERPPVAIIMGSQSDWETMKNAADTLEALDITYDARIISAHRTPDRLVRFAKGARDEGFKIIIAGAGGAAHLPGMAASMTSLPVFGVPVQSKAMSGQDSLLSIVQMPAGIPVGTLAIGRAGAINAALLAAAVLALNDEDIADRLDAWRAAQSAAVAEYPMDDL; the protein is encoded by the coding sequence ATGACCGAAAGACCGCCTGTCGCCATTATCATGGGCAGTCAGTCCGACTGGGAAACCATGAAGAATGCGGCCGATACCTTGGAAGCCCTTGATATCACGTATGACGCCCGCATTATCTCGGCACACCGCACGCCCGATCGGCTGGTACGCTTTGCCAAGGGCGCGCGCGACGAGGGCTTCAAGATCATCATCGCCGGCGCCGGCGGCGCAGCCCACCTCCCCGGCATGGCTGCATCGATGACATCGCTGCCGGTGTTCGGCGTGCCAGTGCAGTCGAAAGCCATGTCAGGCCAGGACAGCCTTCTCTCCATCGTCCAGATGCCGGCCGGCATTCCTGTCGGCACGCTTGCCATCGGCCGGGCCGGCGCTATCAATGCCGCGCTGCTCGCTGCCGCCGTCCTCGCGCTCAACGACGAGGATATCGCCGACCGGCTGGATGCATGGCGGGCTGCCCAGAGTGCTGCAGTCGCTGAATACCCGATGGATGACCTATGA
- a CDS encoding 5-(carboxyamino)imidazole ribonucleotide synthase, with amino-acid sequence MTTQTIGIIGGGQLGRMLAMAAARLNFRTIILEPQADCPAAQVANRQIVAAYDDPAALAELAAVSDVVTYEFENVPVSAAQSLSLSVPVYPPPKALAMAQDRLTEKQFLNGCGVATARFHAVDSQSDLEAALADFGGQGVLKTRRLGYDGKGQRVYRSLADSSEGGYAALGNVPLILESFIAFEREVSIIAARNPEGTIESYDPAENVHRDGILHTSTLPARLSPETAAAAAAAAKTILTALDYVGVIGIEFFVLADGQLIANEMAPRVHNSGHWTEAACVVSQFEQHIRAVAGLPLGNPVRHADCVMQNLIGDDILAVPDWLARDNTLVHLYGKTEARPGRKMGHVTTLL; translated from the coding sequence ATGACGACACAGACGATCGGCATCATCGGCGGCGGCCAGCTTGGCCGCATGCTAGCCATGGCCGCAGCCCGACTGAACTTCCGCACCATCATCCTCGAGCCGCAGGCCGATTGTCCGGCGGCCCAGGTCGCCAACCGCCAGATCGTCGCTGCCTATGACGACCCCGCAGCACTGGCGGAACTCGCAGCGGTCTCGGACGTGGTGACCTATGAATTTGAAAACGTGCCCGTCTCTGCCGCACAATCTCTATCCCTGAGCGTGCCCGTCTATCCCCCGCCGAAGGCACTGGCCATGGCGCAGGACCGTCTGACGGAAAAGCAGTTCCTCAATGGTTGCGGCGTCGCAACGGCGCGCTTTCATGCCGTCGACAGCCAGTCTGACCTTGAGGCGGCACTTGCCGACTTCGGCGGACAGGGCGTGCTGAAGACGCGCCGGCTGGGCTACGACGGCAAGGGGCAGCGCGTCTATCGCTCGCTCGCCGACAGTTCGGAAGGCGGCTATGCAGCGCTCGGCAACGTCCCCCTGATTCTCGAAAGCTTCATCGCCTTCGAGCGCGAGGTCTCCATTATCGCGGCCCGCAACCCGGAAGGCACGATCGAAAGCTACGATCCGGCCGAAAATGTTCACCGCGACGGCATTCTGCACACCTCGACGCTGCCAGCCCGGCTCTCGCCGGAAACCGCGGCAGCCGCTGCAGCCGCCGCCAAAACTATCCTCACGGCGCTCGATTACGTCGGCGTCATCGGCATCGAGTTCTTCGTATTGGCCGATGGGCAATTGATTGCCAATGAAATGGCGCCACGCGTGCACAATTCCGGTCACTGGACGGAAGCTGCCTGTGTCGTCTCGCAGTTCGAGCAGCACATCCGCGCTGTTGCCGGCCTCCCGCTCGGCAATCCTGTGCGACACGCCGATTGCGTCATGCAGAACCTGATCGGCGACGACATCCTCGCTGTTCCGGACTGGCTGGCGCGCGACAACACGCTCGTGCATCTCTACGGCAAGACCGAAGCCCGGCCCGGCCGCAAGATGGGGCATGTCACGACACTTCTTTAG
- the ykgO gene encoding type B 50S ribosomal protein L36 produces MKIKNSLKSLKARHRDNRLVRRKGRVYIINKLNPRFKARQG; encoded by the coding sequence ATGAAGATCAAGAATTCGCTCAAGTCGCTCAAGGCTCGTCACCGCGACAACCGCCTCGTTCGTCGCAAGGGCCGCGTTTACATCATCAACAAGCTGAACCCGCGCTTCAAGGCTCGTCAGGGCTGA